One region of Sus scrofa isolate TJ Tabasco breed Duroc chromosome 3, Sscrofa11.1, whole genome shotgun sequence genomic DNA includes:
- the DOC2A gene encoding double C2-like domain-containing protein alpha isoform X4: MRGRRGDRMTINIQEHMAINVCPGPIRPIRQISDYFPRRGLGPEGGGRGFGEAPARLAPLALAPPAALLGATTPEDGAEVDSYDSDDTTALGMLEFDLLYDQASCTLHCSILRAKGLKPMDFNGLADPYVKLHLLPGACKANKLKTKTQRNTLNPVWNEDLTYSGITDEDITHKVLRISVCDEDKLSHNEFIGEIRVPLRRLKPSQKKHFNICLERQVPLASPSSMSAALRGISCYLKELEQVEQGPGLLEERGRILLSLSYSSRRRGLLVGIMRCAHLAAMDVNGYSDPYVKTYLRPDVDKKSKHKTCVKKKTLNPEFNEEFFYEMELSALATKTLEVTVWDYDIGKSNDFIGGVSLGPGARGEARKHWSDCLRQPDAALERWHTLTSELPPAAGALPSA; the protein is encoded by the exons ATGAGGGGCCGCAGGGGCGACCGCATGACCATCAACATCCAGGAGCACATGGCCATCAACGTGTGCCCCGGGCCCATCCGGCCCATCCGCCAGATCTCTGACTACTTCCCCCGCCGGGGACTGGGACCCGAAGGGGGCGGCAGGGGCTTCGGAGAGGCCCCGGCCCGACTGGCGCCCCTGGCCTTGGCGCCCCCCGCAGCCCTCCTTGGGGCCACCACGCCTGAGGATGGAGCTGAGGTGGACAGCTATGACTCGGACGATACCA ccGCCCTGGGCATGCTGGAGTTTGACCTTCTCTATGACCAGGCTTCCTGCACGCTGCACTGTAGTATCCTCAGGGCCAAG GGCCTCAAGCCCATGGATTTCAACGGCCTGGCCGACCCCTACGtaaagctgcacctgctgcctggAGCCTGCAAG GCCaataagttaaagacaaagacTCAGAGGAACACGCTGAATCCTGTGTGGAACGAGGACCTGACATACAGCGGGATCACGGACGAGGACATCACCCACAAGGTGCTCAG GATCTCCGTCTGTGACGAGGacaagctgagccacaacgagttCATCGGGGAGATCCGCGTGCCCCTCCGCCGCCTCAAGCCTTCACAGAAGAAGCATTTTAACATCTGCCTGGAGCGCCAGGTCCCG CTGGCTTCACCCTCTTCCATGTCTGCGGCGCTGAGGGGCATCTCCTGTTACCTGAAGGAG CTGGAGCAGGTGGAGCAGGGGCCCGGGCTGCTGGAAGAGCGAGGACGCATCCTGCTgagcctcagctacagctcccggcgcCGGGGGCTGCTGGTGGGCATCATGCGCTGTGCCCACCTGGCCGCCATGGATGTCAACGGCTACTCCGACCCCTATGTCAAGAC GTACCTGAGGCCCGATGTGGATAAGAAATCCAAGCACAAAACGTGTGTGAAGAAGAAGACGCTCAACCCGGAATTTAATGAG GAGTTCTTCTACGAGATGGAGCTCTCCGCTCTGGCCACGAAGACTCTGGAAGTCACAGTCTGGGACTATGACATTGGCAAATCCAACGACTTCATCG GTGGCGTGTCCCTGGGGCCAGGCGCCCGGGGAGAGGCCCGGAAGCACTGGAGCGACTGTCTGCGGCAGCCGGACGCAGCCCTGGAGCGCTGGCACACCCTGACCAGCGAGCTGCCCCCGGCGGCCGGCGCCCTGCCCTCAGCCTGA
- the DOC2A gene encoding double C2-like domain-containing protein alpha isoform X1, with protein MEPGPIWGGWQRSPCGGQLGVWRAQAFCLAVSWHRLQSPSIPRKGGHWGPTDPGGCCLALSQQMVGLKSAPGSRSLEPPSPTQGCCMRGRRGDRMTINIQEHMAINVCPGPIRPIRQISDYFPRRGLGPEGGGRGFGEAPARLAPLALAPPAALLGATTPEDGAEVDSYDSDDTTALGMLEFDLLYDQASCTLHCSILRAKGLKPMDFNGLADPYVKLHLLPGACKANKLKTKTQRNTLNPVWNEDLTYSGITDEDITHKVLRISVCDEDKLSHNEFIGEIRVPLRRLKPSQKKHFNICLERQVPVCVGRRGPMGRGPWGDRVSRTFSLPPPQLASPSSMSAALRGISCYLKELEQVEQGPGLLEERGRILLSLSYSSRRRGLLVGIMRCAHLAAMDVNGYSDPYVKTYLRPDVDKKSKHKTCVKKKTLNPEFNEEFFYEMELSALATKTLEVTVWDYDIGKSNDFIGGVSLGPGARGEARKHWSDCLRQPDAALERWHTLTSELPPAAGALPSA; from the exons ATGGAGCCAGGACCTATCTGGGGGGGCTGGCAGCGCAGCCCCTGTGGAGGACAGCTTGGGGTCTGGAGGGCCCAGGCCTTCTGCCTGGCCGTCAGCTGGCACAGGCTGCAGTCTCCCTCAATACCTAGGAAGGGAGGCCACTGGGGACCCACAGATCCAGGAGGGTGTTGCCTGGCCCTCAGCCAGCAGATGGTAGGTTTGAAGTCAGCCCCGGGCTCACGCTCTCTggaacctccctcccccacccaggggtGCTGCATGAGGGGCCGCAGGGGCGACCGCATGACCATCAACATCCAGGAGCACATGGCCATCAACGTGTGCCCCGGGCCCATCCGGCCCATCCGCCAGATCTCTGACTACTTCCCCCGCCGGGGACTGGGACCCGAAGGGGGCGGCAGGGGCTTCGGAGAGGCCCCGGCCCGACTGGCGCCCCTGGCCTTGGCGCCCCCCGCAGCCCTCCTTGGGGCCACCACGCCTGAGGATGGAGCTGAGGTGGACAGCTATGACTCGGACGATACCA ccGCCCTGGGCATGCTGGAGTTTGACCTTCTCTATGACCAGGCTTCCTGCACGCTGCACTGTAGTATCCTCAGGGCCAAG GGCCTCAAGCCCATGGATTTCAACGGCCTGGCCGACCCCTACGtaaagctgcacctgctgcctggAGCCTGCAAG GCCaataagttaaagacaaagacTCAGAGGAACACGCTGAATCCTGTGTGGAACGAGGACCTGACATACAGCGGGATCACGGACGAGGACATCACCCACAAGGTGCTCAG GATCTCCGTCTGTGACGAGGacaagctgagccacaacgagttCATCGGGGAGATCCGCGTGCCCCTCCGCCGCCTCAAGCCTTCACAGAAGAAGCATTTTAACATCTGCCTGGAGCGCCAGGTCCCGGTCTGTGTGGGGCGGCGGGGTCCCATGGGAAGGGGGCCCTGGGGAGACCGGGTTTCCAGAACTTTCTCTTTGCCCCCCCCTCAGCTGGCTTCACCCTCTTCCATGTCTGCGGCGCTGAGGGGCATCTCCTGTTACCTGAAGGAG CTGGAGCAGGTGGAGCAGGGGCCCGGGCTGCTGGAAGAGCGAGGACGCATCCTGCTgagcctcagctacagctcccggcgcCGGGGGCTGCTGGTGGGCATCATGCGCTGTGCCCACCTGGCCGCCATGGATGTCAACGGCTACTCCGACCCCTATGTCAAGAC GTACCTGAGGCCCGATGTGGATAAGAAATCCAAGCACAAAACGTGTGTGAAGAAGAAGACGCTCAACCCGGAATTTAATGAG GAGTTCTTCTACGAGATGGAGCTCTCCGCTCTGGCCACGAAGACTCTGGAAGTCACAGTCTGGGACTATGACATTGGCAAATCCAACGACTTCATCG GTGGCGTGTCCCTGGGGCCAGGCGCCCGGGGAGAGGCCCGGAAGCACTGGAGCGACTGTCTGCGGCAGCCGGACGCAGCCCTGGAGCGCTGGCACACCCTGACCAGCGAGCTGCCCCCGGCGGCCGGCGCCCTGCCCTCAGCCTGA
- the DOC2A gene encoding double C2-like domain-containing protein alpha isoform X2, which yields MEPGPIWGGWQRSPCGGQLGVWRAQAFCLAVSWHRLQSPSIPRKGGHWGPTDPGGCCLALSQQMVGLKSAPGSRSLEPPSPTQGCCMRGRRGDRMTINIQEHMAINVCPGPIRPIRQISDYFPRRGLGPEGGGRGFGEAPARLAPLALAPPAALLGATTPEDGAEVDSYDSDDTTALGMLEFDLLYDQASCTLHCSILRAKGLKPMDFNGLADPYVKLHLLPGACKANKLKTKTQRNTLNPVWNEDLTYSGITDEDITHKVLRISVCDEDKLSHNEFIGEIRVPLRRLKPSQKKHFNICLERQVPLASPSSMSAALRGISCYLKELEQVEQGPGLLEERGRILLSLSYSSRRRGLLVGIMRCAHLAAMDVNGYSDPYVKTYLRPDVDKKSKHKTCVKKKTLNPEFNEEFFYEMELSALATKTLEVTVWDYDIGKSNDFIGGVSLGPGARGEARKHWSDCLRQPDAALERWHTLTSELPPAAGALPSA from the exons ATGGAGCCAGGACCTATCTGGGGGGGCTGGCAGCGCAGCCCCTGTGGAGGACAGCTTGGGGTCTGGAGGGCCCAGGCCTTCTGCCTGGCCGTCAGCTGGCACAGGCTGCAGTCTCCCTCAATACCTAGGAAGGGAGGCCACTGGGGACCCACAGATCCAGGAGGGTGTTGCCTGGCCCTCAGCCAGCAGATGGTAGGTTTGAAGTCAGCCCCGGGCTCACGCTCTCTggaacctccctcccccacccaggggtGCTGCATGAGGGGCCGCAGGGGCGACCGCATGACCATCAACATCCAGGAGCACATGGCCATCAACGTGTGCCCCGGGCCCATCCGGCCCATCCGCCAGATCTCTGACTACTTCCCCCGCCGGGGACTGGGACCCGAAGGGGGCGGCAGGGGCTTCGGAGAGGCCCCGGCCCGACTGGCGCCCCTGGCCTTGGCGCCCCCCGCAGCCCTCCTTGGGGCCACCACGCCTGAGGATGGAGCTGAGGTGGACAGCTATGACTCGGACGATACCA ccGCCCTGGGCATGCTGGAGTTTGACCTTCTCTATGACCAGGCTTCCTGCACGCTGCACTGTAGTATCCTCAGGGCCAAG GGCCTCAAGCCCATGGATTTCAACGGCCTGGCCGACCCCTACGtaaagctgcacctgctgcctggAGCCTGCAAG GCCaataagttaaagacaaagacTCAGAGGAACACGCTGAATCCTGTGTGGAACGAGGACCTGACATACAGCGGGATCACGGACGAGGACATCACCCACAAGGTGCTCAG GATCTCCGTCTGTGACGAGGacaagctgagccacaacgagttCATCGGGGAGATCCGCGTGCCCCTCCGCCGCCTCAAGCCTTCACAGAAGAAGCATTTTAACATCTGCCTGGAGCGCCAGGTCCCG CTGGCTTCACCCTCTTCCATGTCTGCGGCGCTGAGGGGCATCTCCTGTTACCTGAAGGAG CTGGAGCAGGTGGAGCAGGGGCCCGGGCTGCTGGAAGAGCGAGGACGCATCCTGCTgagcctcagctacagctcccggcgcCGGGGGCTGCTGGTGGGCATCATGCGCTGTGCCCACCTGGCCGCCATGGATGTCAACGGCTACTCCGACCCCTATGTCAAGAC GTACCTGAGGCCCGATGTGGATAAGAAATCCAAGCACAAAACGTGTGTGAAGAAGAAGACGCTCAACCCGGAATTTAATGAG GAGTTCTTCTACGAGATGGAGCTCTCCGCTCTGGCCACGAAGACTCTGGAAGTCACAGTCTGGGACTATGACATTGGCAAATCCAACGACTTCATCG GTGGCGTGTCCCTGGGGCCAGGCGCCCGGGGAGAGGCCCGGAAGCACTGGAGCGACTGTCTGCGGCAGCCGGACGCAGCCCTGGAGCGCTGGCACACCCTGACCAGCGAGCTGCCCCCGGCGGCCGGCGCCCTGCCCTCAGCCTGA
- the DOC2A gene encoding double C2-like domain-containing protein alpha isoform X3 has protein sequence MRGRRGDRMTINIQEHMAINVCPGPIRPIRQISDYFPRRGLGPEGGGRGFGEAPARLAPLALAPPAALLGATTPEDGAEVDSYDSDDTTALGMLEFDLLYDQASCTLHCSILRAKGLKPMDFNGLADPYVKLHLLPGACKANKLKTKTQRNTLNPVWNEDLTYSGITDEDITHKVLRISVCDEDKLSHNEFIGEIRVPLRRLKPSQKKHFNICLERQVPVCVGRRGPMGRGPWGDRVSRTFSLPPPQLASPSSMSAALRGISCYLKELEQVEQGPGLLEERGRILLSLSYSSRRRGLLVGIMRCAHLAAMDVNGYSDPYVKTYLRPDVDKKSKHKTCVKKKTLNPEFNEEFFYEMELSALATKTLEVTVWDYDIGKSNDFIGGVSLGPGARGEARKHWSDCLRQPDAALERWHTLTSELPPAAGALPSA, from the exons ATGAGGGGCCGCAGGGGCGACCGCATGACCATCAACATCCAGGAGCACATGGCCATCAACGTGTGCCCCGGGCCCATCCGGCCCATCCGCCAGATCTCTGACTACTTCCCCCGCCGGGGACTGGGACCCGAAGGGGGCGGCAGGGGCTTCGGAGAGGCCCCGGCCCGACTGGCGCCCCTGGCCTTGGCGCCCCCCGCAGCCCTCCTTGGGGCCACCACGCCTGAGGATGGAGCTGAGGTGGACAGCTATGACTCGGACGATACCA ccGCCCTGGGCATGCTGGAGTTTGACCTTCTCTATGACCAGGCTTCCTGCACGCTGCACTGTAGTATCCTCAGGGCCAAG GGCCTCAAGCCCATGGATTTCAACGGCCTGGCCGACCCCTACGtaaagctgcacctgctgcctggAGCCTGCAAG GCCaataagttaaagacaaagacTCAGAGGAACACGCTGAATCCTGTGTGGAACGAGGACCTGACATACAGCGGGATCACGGACGAGGACATCACCCACAAGGTGCTCAG GATCTCCGTCTGTGACGAGGacaagctgagccacaacgagttCATCGGGGAGATCCGCGTGCCCCTCCGCCGCCTCAAGCCTTCACAGAAGAAGCATTTTAACATCTGCCTGGAGCGCCAGGTCCCGGTCTGTGTGGGGCGGCGGGGTCCCATGGGAAGGGGGCCCTGGGGAGACCGGGTTTCCAGAACTTTCTCTTTGCCCCCCCCTCAGCTGGCTTCACCCTCTTCCATGTCTGCGGCGCTGAGGGGCATCTCCTGTTACCTGAAGGAG CTGGAGCAGGTGGAGCAGGGGCCCGGGCTGCTGGAAGAGCGAGGACGCATCCTGCTgagcctcagctacagctcccggcgcCGGGGGCTGCTGGTGGGCATCATGCGCTGTGCCCACCTGGCCGCCATGGATGTCAACGGCTACTCCGACCCCTATGTCAAGAC GTACCTGAGGCCCGATGTGGATAAGAAATCCAAGCACAAAACGTGTGTGAAGAAGAAGACGCTCAACCCGGAATTTAATGAG GAGTTCTTCTACGAGATGGAGCTCTCCGCTCTGGCCACGAAGACTCTGGAAGTCACAGTCTGGGACTATGACATTGGCAAATCCAACGACTTCATCG GTGGCGTGTCCCTGGGGCCAGGCGCCCGGGGAGAGGCCCGGAAGCACTGGAGCGACTGTCTGCGGCAGCCGGACGCAGCCCTGGAGCGCTGGCACACCCTGACCAGCGAGCTGCCCCCGGCGGCCGGCGCCCTGCCCTCAGCCTGA
- the C3H16orf92 gene encoding uncharacterized protein C16orf92 homolog, with the protein EAGRPGPAFVRHASLPSSLPSVGLLQESLADPQEVPRIKSSPSTAALRPCDLTGPWVCLSLLGGGQGSTWLFHRLCSGSPAPSPEKVKALAQRAESPFFLDRPDFFDYPDSDQARLLAVAQFIGERPVIFVNSGSDSSFFHHILVGALVAAFFFLLFQFCTHM; encoded by the exons GAGGCTGGGAGGCCAGGCCCGGCCTTTGTTCGCCACGCTTCTCTCCCATCCTCCCTGCCCAGTGTGGGCCTCCTCCAGGAGAGCTTAGCTGACCCTCAAGAAGTTCCTAGAATAAAATCAAGCCCCTCCACAGCTGCACTAAGGCCATGTGACCTGACAGGGCCCTGGGTCTGCCTCAGCCTCTTGGGTGGGGGACAGGGGTCCACTTGGCTCTTTCATAGACTTTGCTCTGGGTCCCCAGCGCCCAGCCCGGAAAAGGTCAAGGCCTTGGCCCAGAGAGCAGAGTCTCCGTTCTTCCTAGACAGACCTGATTTCTTTGATTACCCAGACTCGGACCAAGCCAGGCTCCTGGCCGTGGCCCAGTTCATTGGCGAGAGACCTGTCATCTTTGTTAACTCAG GTTCTGACTCCAGtttcttccatcatattctggtGGGTGCTCTGGTGGCGGCCTTCTTCTTCCTGCTTTTCCAGTTCTGCACACACATGTAa
- the FAM57B gene encoding LOW QUALITY PROTEIN: protein FAM57B (The sequence of the model RefSeq protein was modified relative to this genomic sequence to represent the inferred CDS: inserted 3 bases in 2 codons) → MLTPMVAGGXVFPGLFLLSKNTLQRLPQLRWEEADAVIVSARLVSSVQAVMASTAGYIVSTSCKHIIDDQHWLSSAYTQFAVPYFIYDIYAMFLCHWHKHQVKGMEGTKGXAQSPGSIWAVARGYLHKEFLMVLHHAVMVLVCFPLSVVWRQGKGDFFLGCLLMAEVSTPFVCLGKILIQYKQQHTLLHKVNGALMLLSFLCCRVLLFPYLYWAYGRHAGLPLLAVPLAIPAHVNLGAALLLAPQLYWFFLICRGACRLFRPRGSRPPSPCQTQD, encoded by the exons ATGCTGACCCCCATGGTGGCTGGGG TGGTGTTCCCCGGACTCTTCCTCCTCTCCAAGAACACGCTCCAGCGGCTGCCCCAGCTGCGCTGGGAGGAGGCCGACGCGGTCATTGTCTCCGCCAG GCTCGTGTCCTCCGTCCAAGCCGTCATGGCCTCCACAGCTGGCTACATTGTTTCCACCTCCTGCAAGCACATCATTGATGACCA ACACTGGCTTTCCTCTGCTTATACGCAATTTGCTGTGCCCTACTTCATCTATGACATCTATGCCATGTTCCTCTGTCACTGGCACAAGCACCAGGTCAAGGGCATGGAGGGGACGAAGGG GGCCCAGAGCCCGGGGAGCATCTGGGCCGTGGCGCGAGGCTACCTGCACAAGGAGTTCCTCATGGTGCTCCACCACGCCGTCATGGTGCTCGTGTGCTTCCCGCTGTCGGTG GTGTGGCGTCAAGGCAAAGGAGATTTCTTTCTAGGCTGCTTGCTGATGGCAGAGGTCAGCACCCCCTTTGTCTGCCTTGGCAAGATCCTCATCCAG TACAAGCAGCAGCACACGCTGCTGCACAAGGTGAACGGGGCCCTGATGCTGCTCAGCTTCCTCTGCTGCCGGGTGCTGCTCTTCCCCTACCTGTACTGGGCCTACGGGCGGCACGCGGGCCTGCCCCTACTCGCCGTGCCGCTCGCCATCCCGGCCCACGTCAACCTGGGCGCCGCGCTGCTGCTCGCCCCGCAGCTCTACTGGTTCTTCCTCATCTGCCGCGGGGCCTGCCGCCTCTTCCGGCCCCGGGGCTCCCGGCCGCCCTCTCCCTGTCAGACCCAGGactga
- the LOC110260082 gene encoding dual specificity protein phosphatase 8-like isoform X1: protein MSGKKNPSPVQAPRQAQQPWTVLNRRNLIKKVRHVEECVQMPMERGPDLYRLSAHDFPSSLSIPGHDPAFCTGLCLLPVDFRAPLLGSAEPLQPADGEARGCFGGIQPLPPLPWLRAAWGDAAAGPGPRCLPPGPSGPGGGGGGGGGGGSGNCGGSERRESSADR, encoded by the exons ACAAGCCCAGCAGCCTTGGACTGTTCTGAACAGAAGGAACTTGATAAAGAAAGTGAGACATGTAGAAGAGTGTGTCCAGATGCCAATGGAACGAGGGCCTGACCTCTACCGGCTCTCAGCCCACgacttcccttcctccctctcaatACCTGG GCATGACCCTGCTTTTTGTACTGGGCTGTGTCTTCTTCCCGTTGACTTTCGCGCTCCTCTGCTGGGGTCTGCAGAACCACTCCAACCTGCGGATGGAGAGGCCAGAGGCTGTTTTGGTGGCATCCAA ccgctgccgccgctgccgTGGCTCAGAGCTGCATGGGGAGACGCCGCTGCAGGTCCCGGTCCTCGGTGTCTG CCTCCGGGGCCCTCTGgaccgggcggcggcggcggcggcggcggcggcggcggcagcgggaaCTGTGGCGGCAGCGAGAGGCGGGAGAGCAGTGCTGACCGCTGA
- the LOC110260082 gene encoding uncharacterized protein LOC110260082 isoform X2: MSGKKNPSPVQAPRQAQQPWTVLNRRNLIKKVRHVEECVQMPMERGPDLYRLSAHDFPSSLSIPGHDPAFCTGLCLLPVDFRAPLLGSAEPLQPADGEARGCFGGIQPPGPSGPGGGGGGGGGGGSGNCGGSERRESSADR, encoded by the exons ACAAGCCCAGCAGCCTTGGACTGTTCTGAACAGAAGGAACTTGATAAAGAAAGTGAGACATGTAGAAGAGTGTGTCCAGATGCCAATGGAACGAGGGCCTGACCTCTACCGGCTCTCAGCCCACgacttcccttcctccctctcaatACCTGG GCATGACCCTGCTTTTTGTACTGGGCTGTGTCTTCTTCCCGTTGACTTTCGCGCTCCTCTGCTGGGGTCTGCAGAACCACTCCAACCTGCGGATGGAGAGGCCAGAGGCTGTTTTGGTGGCATCCAA CCTCCGGGGCCCTCTGgaccgggcggcggcggcggcggcggcggcggcggcggcagcgggaaCTGTGGCGGCAGCGAGAGGCGGGAGAGCAGTGCTGACCGCTGA